One genomic region from Pempheris klunzingeri isolate RE-2024b chromosome 4, fPemKlu1.hap1, whole genome shotgun sequence encodes:
- the rab38a gene encoding ras-related protein Rab-38 — protein MQNNHQKEHLYKILVIGDLGVGKTSIIKRYVHHNFSPNYRATIGVDFALKVLNWDQETVRLQLWDIAGQERFGNMTRVYYREAMGAFIVFDVTRPASFEAVTKWKEDLDSKLTLANGKHVATVLLANKCDQGRDVLTNNGIKMEQFCQENGFVGWYETSAKENINIDEAANCLVKHIIASENDMLQSEVPDTITPQLEKDKGGTCSSCFRSQ, from the exons ATGCAGAACAACCACCAAAAGGAGCATCTCTATAAGATCCTGGTGATAGGGGACCTCGGGGTCGGTAAGACCAGCATCATCAAGCGGTATGTCCATCACAACTTCAGCCCCAACTACCGAGCCACCATCGGGGTGGACTTCGCGCTCAAAGTCCTCAACTGGGACCAGGAGACGGTGCGCCTGCAGCTGTGGGACATCGCAG GTCAGGAGAGGTTTGGCAACATGACCCGTGTGTACTATCGCGAGGCCATGGGCGCCTTTATTGTGTTTGATGTCACAAGGCCTGCTTCCTTTGAGGCCGTCACCAAATGGAAGGAGGACTTGGATTCCAAACTAACACTTGCCAATGGGAAACATGTAGCCACTGTGCTTTTGGCCAATAAATGTGACCAGGGTCGGGACGTACTGACCAATAACGGAATAAAGATGGAGCAGTTCTGCCAGGAGAACGGCTTTGTGGGATGGTACGAGACGTCGGCTAAG GAGAACATCAACATCGACGAAGCAGCTAACTGCTTGGTGAAACACATCATTGCCAGTGAGAATGACATGCTCCAATCAGAAGTCCCCGACACCATCACCCCCCAGTTAGAGAAGGACAAAGGCGGGACATGCTCCTCCTGCTTCAGGTCCCAGTAA